A region from the Beduinella massiliensis genome encodes:
- a CDS encoding M42 family metallopeptidase → MDQQFVQAAVDETVRLLEIGSPTGYTRNVTDHLLESLTALGFSPVRTRKGCVVCCLGGEGSPLTLAAHVDTLGLMVREIKADGRLRFTRIGGPSLNAVETENVTVVTRDGRRYTGVVQADNASTHVNHELPDQKRDDKKMEILLDELVSTAQDVRALGIEVGDYALLDPRVRVTPSGFIRSRFLDDKLSAGMLLALAHAVSAGAVRPARKTSIFFSVYEEVGHGASSGIPQDTEDLLVVDMGCVGDGLSCRETQVSICAKDSAGPYDYEMTGELVALARANGLDYAVDVYPFYSSDAATSLSAGHDMRFALIGAGVYASHGYERSHVLGVQNTLRLIEAYIQK, encoded by the coding sequence ATGGATCAGCAGTTTGTGCAGGCGGCGGTAGACGAAACCGTGCGCCTGCTTGAAATCGGAAGCCCCACGGGTTACACCCGAAACGTCACCGACCACCTGCTTGAATCGCTTACAGCGCTCGGTTTTTCGCCCGTGCGCACGCGCAAGGGCTGCGTCGTCTGCTGCCTCGGCGGCGAGGGCTCGCCCCTGACGCTCGCCGCGCACGTGGATACCTTGGGCCTCATGGTGCGCGAGATCAAGGCCGACGGACGCCTGCGCTTCACGCGCATCGGCGGCCCCTCGCTCAACGCCGTGGAGACGGAAAATGTCACCGTCGTCACGCGGGACGGGCGCCGCTACACCGGCGTCGTGCAGGCGGACAACGCCTCCACCCACGTCAACCACGAGCTGCCCGATCAGAAGCGCGACGACAAGAAGATGGAAATCCTGCTCGACGAGCTGGTCTCCACGGCGCAGGACGTGCGCGCGCTCGGCATCGAGGTGGGCGATTACGCGCTGCTCGACCCGCGCGTTCGGGTAACCCCCTCCGGCTTTATCCGCAGCCGCTTTCTGGACGACAAGCTCAGCGCGGGCATGCTGCTCGCCCTCGCGCACGCCGTCTCGGCGGGCGCGGTGCGTCCGGCGCGCAAGACCAGCATCTTCTTCTCCGTCTACGAGGAGGTCGGACACGGCGCCTCCAGCGGCATCCCGCAGGACACCGAGGACCTGCTCGTGGTCGACATGGGCTGCGTGGGCGACGGCCTTTCCTGCCGGGAGACGCAGGTCTCGATCTGCGCCAAGGACAGCGCGGGGCCCTACGACTACGAGATGACCGGCGAGCTCGTCGCGCTGGCCCGTGCAAACGGCCTGGACTACGCGGTGGACGTCTATCCCTTCTACTCCTCCGACGCGGCGACCTCGCTTTCCGCCGGGCACGACATGCGCTTCGCCCTCATCGGCGCGGGCGTGTACGCCTCGCACGGCTACGAGCGCAGCCACGTCCTGGGCGTTCAAAACACGCTGCGCCTCATCGAGGCATACATACAAAAGTAA
- a CDS encoding D-amino acid aminotransferase, translating into MKESIAFLNGTFLPIEEAKVPILDRGFYFGDGVYDVVMAFNHVPFALGDHLDRFENSARQLEIECPYDRDVLARLIEEGISQVEGDELIVYFQLTRGAAPRRHVFPPKGTPATFVMTVRPHSFSARDYQEGLRSALFEDFRWGRCDIKTLNLIPNTYCMQKAAEAGCDDAIFARDGLVTECAASTMYAVRGGTILTHPLTCEILPGTTRKHILELARALSIPVEERAFTTEELFTADEAFCSDVTHRPAPVVSVDGRPIADGRPGPVTRALQRAYHERLVAACGPTYFDEYIL; encoded by the coding sequence ATGAAGGAAAGCATCGCCTTTTTAAACGGAACGTTTTTGCCCATCGAGGAAGCCAAGGTCCCCATTCTGGATCGGGGCTTTTACTTTGGCGACGGCGTGTACGACGTCGTCATGGCCTTCAACCACGTGCCCTTCGCGCTGGGCGACCATCTGGATCGCTTTGAAAATTCCGCGCGCCAGCTTGAAATCGAGTGCCCCTATGACCGCGACGTGCTCGCCCGGCTCATCGAAGAGGGCATCTCGCAGGTGGAGGGGGACGAGCTGATCGTCTACTTCCAGCTCACGCGCGGCGCGGCTCCCCGCCGCCACGTCTTCCCGCCCAAGGGAACGCCCGCGACGTTCGTGATGACCGTGCGCCCGCACAGCTTTAGCGCGCGGGACTATCAGGAAGGGCTGCGCTCCGCGCTCTTCGAGGATTTCCGCTGGGGCCGGTGCGACATCAAGACGCTCAACCTGATTCCCAACACCTACTGCATGCAGAAGGCCGCGGAGGCGGGCTGCGACGACGCGATCTTCGCGCGCGACGGCCTCGTCACCGAATGCGCCGCCTCGACGATGTACGCCGTGCGCGGGGGAACGATCCTCACCCACCCGCTGACCTGCGAAATCCTGCCCGGCACGACGAGAAAGCACATTCTGGAGCTCGCGCGGGCGCTCTCCATCCCGGTGGAAGAACGCGCGTTTACGACGGAGGAGCTCTTTACGGCCGACGAGGCCTTCTGCTCCGACGTCACCCACCGCCCCGCGCCCGTCGTCAGCGTGGATGGACGCCCTATCGCGGACGGACGCCCCGGCCCCGTGACGCGCGCCCTGCAGCGGGCGTACCACGAGCGCCTCGTCGCGGCCTGCGGGCCCACCTATTTTGACGAGTACATTTTATGA
- a CDS encoding RNA polymerase sigma factor, which translates to MQEESKLLSRAQRGDPDAFERLITPYEKRVYALALRMMGNAEDARDAAQDAMVRLWRALPDYRERASLSTWIYKITTSACLDALRKRRVRAQESLEAMMEDGFAPTSGVDEPSEALLRRARAEQVREGMQRLPDDLRAALILRDVQGERYEDVAQALGVNVGTVKSRIHRAREKLCEFLTQSPELFGAGRVQRSEGKGEKKRGL; encoded by the coding sequence ATGCAGGAAGAAAGCAAGCTGCTGAGCCGGGCGCAGCGGGGAGACCCGGACGCATTTGAACGGCTAATTACGCCCTACGAAAAGCGGGTTTACGCGCTGGCGCTGCGAATGATGGGAAACGCGGAGGACGCGCGCGACGCGGCGCAGGACGCGATGGTGCGCCTCTGGCGCGCGCTGCCGGATTATCGCGAGCGCGCGAGCCTCTCCACGTGGATTTATAAAATTACCACCAGCGCCTGCCTGGACGCGCTGCGCAAGCGCCGCGTGCGCGCGCAGGAATCGCTGGAGGCGATGATGGAGGACGGCTTTGCGCCTACGAGCGGCGTGGACGAGCCGTCGGAGGCGCTGCTGCGGCGCGCGCGGGCGGAACAGGTGCGCGAGGGGATGCAGCGCCTGCCGGACGATTTACGCGCCGCGCTGATATTGCGCGACGTGCAGGGCGAGCGCTACGAGGACGTGGCGCAGGCGCTGGGCGTGAACGTGGGCACGGTCAAGTCGCGCATTCACAGGGCGCGCGAAAAGCTTTGTGAATTTTTGACCCAAAGCCCGGAACTTTTCGGCGCGGGGCGCGTTCAAAGAAGTGAAGGAAAGGGGGAAAAGAAGCGTGGACTGTGA
- a CDS encoding zf-HC2 domain-containing protein, whose protein sequence is MDCEAFTSLLSRWPDGELSPGEEQAMREHAAKCPACAKMLLAMEEMHREFQGMNDEIEVPADFAEGWRRQVRADAFRRKRGRARSLVQGAAAAAAAVMVLLGGTALWRAGRLPIAYPAAPEGVERVQSLPDAGDQPNEAAALKDAPDEDAVPQMPMLSRMAPGDAAQGAPLPEPEEAQAEGARPRAFVQDLAAFAGIVLPWALGALAFAGLAGMILRLIRRNKRKE, encoded by the coding sequence GTGGACTGTGAAGCCTTTACTTCCCTGCTTTCCCGATGGCCGGACGGCGAGCTCAGCCCCGGCGAGGAGCAGGCGATGCGCGAGCACGCCGCCAAGTGCCCCGCGTGCGCCAAAATGCTTCTCGCGATGGAGGAGATGCACCGGGAATTTCAGGGGATGAACGACGAGATCGAGGTGCCCGCGGACTTTGCGGAGGGCTGGCGGCGGCAGGTGCGCGCCGATGCCTTCAGGCGAAAGCGGGGCCGCGCGCGCTCCCTCGTTCAGGGCGCGGCGGCAGCGGCGGCGGCGGTCATGGTGCTCCTTGGCGGAACGGCTCTGTGGCGCGCGGGGCGCCTGCCCATCGCCTACCCCGCCGCCCCGGAGGGCGTGGAGCGGGTGCAGAGCCTGCCGGACGCGGGCGATCAGCCGAACGAGGCCGCCGCGCTGAAAGACGCGCCGGACGAGGACGCCGTGCCCCAAATGCCGATGCTCTCGCGCATGGCGCCGGGCGACGCGGCGCAGGGCGCGCCCCTCCCCGAACCGGAGGAGGCACAGGCGGAGGGGGCGAGGCCGCGCGCGTTTGTGCAGGACCTCGCGGCCTTTGCGGGAATCGTCCTTCCCTGGGCGCTGGGCGCGCTTGCCTTTGCAGGACTTGCCGGGATGATCCTTCGCCTGATCAGGCGGAACAAGAGAAAGGAATGA
- a CDS encoding SIMPL domain-containing protein — MKKLLSMVLALSLMLFVALTACAEDATPPVSLPDPTPEATNPWDALLAGAKQSVDELTAATGTLSVTGSAAVTAVPDRASISVGVSETAQDVAEAQRSANAKVNAILDAVKALGVQDNKIVTSNYSIYPQSEYSSLSGKSTLVGYQVSNTVTIALEDFSLLESVIDAAVKAGANEMYGINFDVSNRSELYREALKKAVEAAKEKAALLADASGLRLDVIREVNEVGGIGMSSGRGYMNAMDMVTEAAADAGTSIQGGELTVSAQVEIVYQVKNP; from the coding sequence ATGAAAAAGCTGCTTTCGATGGTACTGGCCCTGTCCCTCATGCTCTTCGTCGCGCTGACGGCCTGCGCGGAGGACGCGACGCCCCCCGTTTCGCTGCCCGACCCGACGCCCGAGGCCACAAACCCCTGGGACGCCCTGCTGGCCGGTGCCAAGCAGAGCGTGGATGAGCTGACCGCGGCGACGGGCACGCTCAGCGTCACGGGCAGCGCGGCGGTCACGGCCGTACCCGACCGCGCGAGCATCTCCGTGGGCGTGAGCGAAACCGCGCAGGACGTCGCGGAGGCACAGCGCAGCGCGAACGCGAAGGTGAACGCGATCCTCGACGCCGTGAAGGCGCTGGGCGTCCAGGACAACAAGATCGTCACCAGCAACTACTCGATCTACCCCCAGTCGGAGTATTCCTCCCTCAGCGGCAAGTCCACGCTCGTGGGCTATCAGGTGTCCAACACCGTCACCATCGCGCTGGAAGACTTCTCCCTGCTGGAGAGCGTGATCGACGCGGCGGTGAAGGCCGGCGCGAACGAGATGTATGGCATCAACTTCGACGTGAGCAATCGCAGCGAGCTGTACCGCGAGGCGCTGAAGAAGGCCGTCGAGGCCGCGAAGGAAAAGGCGGCGCTGCTCGCGGACGCCTCCGGCCTGCGGCTGGACGTCATCCGCGAGGTGAACGAGGTCGGCGGCATCGGCATGAGCTCGGGACGCGGCTACATGAACGCCATGGACATGGTGACCGAGGCGGCGGCGGACGCGGGCACGAGCATTCAGGGCGGCGAGCTGACCGTCAGCGCCCAGGTGGAGATCGTCTATCAGGTGAAGAATCCGTAA
- a CDS encoding aminoglycoside adenylyltransferase domain-containing protein, producing MQRITYLLDSLKSLYTDALGENLVGLYVHGSLAFGCFEWARSDVDFIAVVRRPLAAETKLRLLDALVALLPDSPPKGLEMSVVLECACRPFVYPTPYELHFSNDWIGRWRADPLALCDTEGRTDRDLAAHFTVLRAAGLVLCGAPIAEVFSPVPRADYLDSVLLDVGSAREDVRENYAYVVLNLCRALAYLQTGDVLSKQAGGRWALDALPRWQGVVRPALSWYAGAPLNAPEEKESAAFCEEMLSRIQAA from the coding sequence ATGCAGCGCATCACGTATCTGCTCGATTCCTTGAAAAGCCTGTACACCGACGCGCTCGGCGAAAACCTCGTCGGGCTCTACGTGCACGGCTCGCTCGCCTTCGGCTGCTTTGAATGGGCGCGCAGCGACGTGGACTTCATCGCCGTCGTCCGGCGGCCGCTGGCGGCCGAAACCAAGCTGCGCCTGCTGGACGCGCTCGTTGCGCTGCTGCCGGATTCCCCGCCGAAGGGGCTGGAGATGAGCGTCGTGCTCGAATGCGCCTGCCGCCCCTTCGTCTACCCCACGCCCTACGAGCTGCACTTTTCAAACGACTGGATCGGCCGCTGGCGGGCGGACCCGCTCGCGCTCTGCGACACGGAGGGCCGGACGGACAGGGATCTCGCGGCGCACTTCACCGTGCTCCGCGCGGCGGGCCTCGTGCTTTGCGGCGCGCCCATCGCGGAGGTCTTTTCGCCCGTGCCCCGCGCGGACTATCTGGACAGCGTCCTGCTGGACGTCGGAAGCGCCCGCGAGGACGTGCGGGAGAATTACGCCTACGTCGTGCTCAACCTCTGCCGCGCGCTGGCATACCTTCAGACGGGGGACGTCCTGTCCAAGCAGGCGGGCGGGCGATGGGCGCTTGACGCCCTGCCGCGCTGGCAGGGCGTCGTGCGCCCCGCGCTCTCGTGGTACGCGGGCGCGCCCCTGAATGCGCCCGAGGAAAAGGAAAGCGCCGCCTTCTGCGAGGAGATGCTCTCGCGGATTCAGGCGGCGTAA
- a CDS encoding DUF6809 family protein, producing MGKILEALANDQLVFATKYFEDGTNCDQAVKRWIEADRSLRAMLNAEGSKHLDDLNGARNQLSSLSSTDSFCIGFRLGALMLVEVFTERDGLIGKAESE from the coding sequence ATGGGAAAGATATTAGAGGCGCTCGCAAACGATCAGCTTGTGTTCGCGACAAAATACTTTGAGGATGGAACGAATTGCGATCAGGCTGTTAAACGTTGGATAGAAGCGGACCGCTCGCTCCGCGCAATGCTGAATGCGGAGGGGAGCAAACACCTCGACGATCTCAATGGTGCGCGAAATCAGCTTAGCAGCCTGTCCAGTACGGACTCTTTTTGTATCGGCTTTCGGTTGGGCGCGCTGATGCTCGTCGAGGTCTTTACAGAACGGGACGGGTTGATCGGAAAAGCGGAAAGTGAATGA
- a CDS encoding ABC transporter ATP-binding protein, producing the protein MMGPRKGPRGPRPKVENPGRILKRLFSILFAHYKLQCFLVLLLIAAGSLANVAGNLFLKTLIDSYITPFLSQATPNFAPLLRALLLMACIYYLGALSTYGYNRIMVSVTQGTMRNIREDLFRHMESLPIRYFDTHSHGDIMSIYTNDIDTLRQMISQSLPQLVSSVITVVSVFISMIALNIPLTIVMLVMVAIMIRVTGFVTGKSGRYFVDQQKNLGAVNGYIEEMMEGQKVVKVFCHEDASIEQFNQLNDALFESADNANRYANILGPINNNLGHISYVVTAMLGSVLAIFGVGGFTLGGLAAFLQFNRSFVQPISQISQQINSVVMALAGADRIFRVMDEPSETDEGYVELINATKDADGSLHEADRRTGLWAWKHYHKADGTVTYVEQRGDVVLDGVDFGYTPDKIVLHDIRLYARPGQKIAFVGATGAGKTTITNLLNRFYDIQDGKIRYDGINIEKIKKPDLRRSLGIVLQDTHLFTGTVADNIRYGKLDATDEEVRAAAELAGASFFIEHLPEGYNTLLTGDGANLSQGQRQLLAIARAAVADPPVLILDEATSSIDTRTERIVQEGMDRLMKGRTVFVIAHRLSTVRNSDAIMVLDQGRIIERGTHDELIAKKGRYYQLYTGKFELD; encoded by the coding sequence ATGATGGGACCTCGCAAGGGCCCGCGCGGGCCGCGTCCGAAGGTAGAAAACCCGGGCCGCATCCTGAAGCGCCTGTTCTCCATCCTCTTTGCGCATTACAAGCTGCAATGCTTCCTGGTGCTGCTGCTGATCGCCGCGGGCTCGCTGGCGAACGTGGCGGGCAACCTCTTCCTCAAGACGCTGATCGACAGCTATATCACCCCGTTCCTGTCGCAGGCCACGCCAAACTTTGCGCCGCTGCTGCGCGCGCTGCTCCTCATGGCCTGCATCTACTACCTGGGCGCGCTTTCGACCTACGGCTATAACCGCATCATGGTCAGCGTCACGCAGGGCACCATGCGCAACATCCGCGAGGACCTGTTCCGCCACATGGAGAGCCTGCCCATCCGCTACTTCGACACGCATTCCCACGGCGACATCATGTCCATCTACACCAACGACATCGACACCCTGCGCCAGATGATCAGCCAGAGCCTGCCGCAGCTCGTCTCCTCCGTCATCACGGTGGTGAGCGTTTTCATTTCGATGATCGCGCTGAACATCCCGCTGACGATCGTGATGCTGGTGATGGTGGCGATCATGATCCGCGTGACGGGCTTCGTCACGGGCAAATCCGGCCGCTACTTCGTCGATCAGCAGAAGAACCTCGGCGCGGTCAACGGCTACATCGAGGAGATGATGGAAGGTCAGAAGGTCGTCAAGGTCTTCTGCCACGAGGACGCGAGCATCGAGCAGTTCAATCAGCTCAACGACGCCCTCTTTGAAAGCGCGGACAACGCCAACCGCTACGCGAACATCCTCGGCCCGATCAACAACAACCTCGGCCACATCAGCTACGTCGTCACCGCCATGCTCGGCTCGGTGCTCGCCATTTTCGGCGTAGGCGGCTTTACGCTGGGCGGTCTGGCCGCGTTCCTGCAATTCAACCGCAGCTTTGTGCAGCCAATCTCGCAGATTTCCCAGCAGATCAACTCCGTGGTGATGGCGCTGGCGGGCGCGGACCGCATCTTCCGCGTGATGGACGAACCCTCCGAGACGGACGAGGGCTACGTCGAGCTCATCAACGCCACCAAGGACGCGGACGGCTCGCTGCACGAAGCAGACCGGCGCACGGGCCTATGGGCCTGGAAGCACTACCACAAGGCGGACGGCACGGTGACCTACGTGGAGCAGCGCGGCGACGTGGTGCTGGACGGCGTGGATTTCGGTTACACGCCGGACAAGATCGTGCTGCACGACATCCGGCTCTACGCGCGGCCCGGCCAGAAGATCGCCTTCGTCGGCGCGACGGGCGCGGGCAAGACCACGATCACCAACCTGCTGAACCGCTTTTACGACATTCAGGACGGCAAGATCCGCTACGACGGCATCAACATCGAAAAGATCAAAAAGCCGGACCTGCGCCGCTCGCTGGGCATCGTCCTTCAGGACACGCACCTTTTCACCGGCACGGTCGCGGACAACATCCGCTACGGCAAGCTGGACGCCACGGACGAGGAGGTCCGCGCGGCGGCGGAGCTGGCGGGCGCCTCCTTCTTCATCGAGCACCTGCCGGAGGGGTACAACACCCTGCTCACCGGCGACGGCGCAAACCTCTCGCAGGGCCAGCGCCAGCTCCTCGCCATCGCCCGGGCCGCGGTCGCCGACCCGCCCGTGCTCATTCTGGACGAGGCGACCAGCTCCATCGACACGCGCACCGAGCGCATCGTGCAGGAGGGCATGGACCGTCTGATGAAGGGCCGCACGGTCTTCGTCATCGCGCACCGGCTTTCCACCGTGCGCAATTCCGACGCGATCATGGTGCTCGACCAGGGCCGCATCATCGAGCGCGGCACGCATGACGAGCTGATCGCCAAAAAAGGCCGCTACTACCAGCTCTACACCGGCAAGTTCGAGCTCGACTGA